AGATGAGGTGAGAGATGATGTGAGAGATGATGTGAGAGATGATGTGAGAGATGATGTGAGAGATGTTTTACAGtgttatgaaaaaatgagtAAAGAACCCGATATAATACAAGACAGAtggaataaaattaaaaatgattataatgaagatgataatttatatttttcggAAAAAAATCGATACTTATTCTTATCACAATTAAATAGTTTACTATATATAGCACCTACATATAATGTTTATGATTTTAGCAATTTAATAAAGAAAGCAATTAAAACAGATAACCATTTTAATTCATCTAAAAAATGTCCAGAAGAAAACGATAACGTCGTAAATGGCGGCATAAATAGTGGTGCAAAGTGCTACAGTTTTAAAGAGGTAgctaatttatttattgtagatacattattattttattctcataaatattatttttattattactatgtAGACAAATTcagaaattattttttaaattttagaaaatattttattcaaaaataattataatttatatattttatttgaccAGTTAGTATAACTTATCTTATTTATATTCCCCATtacgttttttttattattttggtttttcaacattattttgttttttcaacattattttgttttttcaacattattttgttttttcaacattattttgttttttcaacattattttgttttttcaacattattttgttttttcaacattattttgttttttcaatattaatttgttatattttattatttttatatttttatttttttatatttttatttttttatatttttatttttttattatttttttgtttgccTTTTTCAACGTGGGGACCAACTTGTGTGAGAAAAAAAACGCCAAAGTCGAATGGCTCCGCAATTTTCCACCAAATTTTCCACCCCCCTTTCTACCAAATTTTCGTACTTTTCGtactttttttactttttcgTACTCTTTTCACGTTTTCTTATTGTTTAGTCATATGCATGTATTGCATGAACAATATgtacaatataaaaataattaataaaagaaacAAGAAGAATTGTTATTACActcacaaaaaaataaaatacattttgtattcataatatatatgaagttATAGATAATTATGGAATGATAAAATGTtagttaattttattttccaatACAAAAATTATCTAATATGTTTGCTAAAATTTGTTTGTTACTAATTTTTCCAATTATATCATAAAGAGGTTTTACAGCTAATTTTATTTCCTCTGCAATGATGTCAAAATCtattatgttaatatttttttgaacaaAACGTAAATGTGTTAATGattcttttaaatatattttatgtctCTCAAATGGAAGgaagtatatattttgagcgtggtttttttttgcattattTTTAACAGTAATAGATgaattattcattttttgtcTCCTTATCATGGTCTTATTAAAAtgtgataataatttatttatattggaACCCTTTTTTGaggatataaaaaatatttttttactaaattttttaaaaatatgtgaatCTAAATTTAAAAGCATTctctttaaattatttttgatCATTAAATGTTTTTCTGTATTTGGTTGCAAATCACATTTATTTACACATAGAAAAAAGTagggaattttttttttttttttcataaattttgCATTTAAAAgtgatataatatttataagctcattaaaataattatttatatttaccAAAACAAAAACAGATGAGCAATTTTCTAAAAAGTGTAATGTTTTCCTTATTCCAATTGattctaattttttatgcACACTTTTTTTGGGGGCTTTTTCGGCAACATGTTTACTTGGTTCGACTTTGGCATCTACTAAATTGGAGTTTGGCAGATTGACAACCCCAGCGGAGtcacaaaaattataatcatttttaaaCAGTTTAACAgttttttgtataatatcAAGGGTTGttccttttatttttgtgACAATAGATATATCGCtattacaaatataattcataAATGTACTTTTTCCAGCATTTACATTtccaaaaattaaaacattaGATGGTGTATTTAAactttcaatattttttctttttaaaatttcttttatatgtttaatagaattatttacttttttttttatgtacatgttaatatattttttttttttttttgtaataatatGATCATCTTCAAAATCGAtttttaattgtatatatattaatagtttttttatatcatttctCAATTTTAGgtaaatatttttagcatatccatttaaataatttaaagcaatttttttttgaattttttgtttacaaaataataattcttttAATCCTTCAATTTGTAGAagattcattttattattttcaaatgcTCTTAGAGTAAATTCACCTTTTTTACTTTCTCtgatttttacaaaattattcAAATCAAAAATTGTTTGTTCAATTTGATTTTGTTCAATTTGATTGAAATAGTTCCAATCATCATTGTTATAGTTGTAATTCTCATCATGTGttgtcttttttattttattttttatttttactttattttttactttttctttttcgtcatttattatttcatacattatattatttatatgatcaATAGCATTCATAATCTCTTTCACAATAAATGGATTCCCATGACAATAAATTTCAACAACATCTTCACCTGTATATGAATTAGGAGatttaaaatatgcatacataACATTATCAATAATATCATTTGAATTGTCATATATTTtagaataatataattttctactttctatatttttctttaattttataatttcttctaaattccattttttttttttttttttttttttagcattCCTCTCTAACAATTGTGTAGAATATGAATTTATTTGATCACCCTTTTTTTCTACATCCTTTTCTACATCCTTTTCTGCATCtttatgtaataatatttctaAAATGATTTTACTTAAAGAACCTGAAATTCGTATTATTGAAATTGCACTTAAATTTGTTCCTGAACTTAAAGCATAAAttgtttctttttcattaataattttttttatatagtttattttttgtttttcaaaATCGTTCAACtctttattttctatttggtcctttttaattttctcATTTTTGTAAAGTTTGGAACTAATGGGAACTAAATTATCCTTAATCTCATTTTGCTTTccataatttaatttatttttataacttaaaaaattacatattatatttattttattgtctagtaataataattttcttcTTCGCTTTGTATCTTTAGTATTGCCATTATCGGAATAATaagtatttaaaaaaagtgtattattttgtttattcctttttttgcTCTTACagtaatttaaaaaataaatcacaaaaatgtattttattagaagaaaaataaatccaCTACCCATAAACACctccttattatttgtttcttAGATCACAAATGTGTGCATGTATacatgatatatttttttttaacaaattagCACATAAATACAAGAGGATAATTAAACGAATAACTACAACATCATAACAAACGAATAACTGCAAAATGTCAAATCGGCATATTTAATTTGAGAATATGATAAAACTATtggtaaattattttttttaatactcTTATTtggaatattattattatttttttttaaataataataaaaaaaaatagcgataaaaatgtaaaaaaatatgaacaagtcataatttatattttttaataatggCCACATATTCACTTAGAGTGAGAAATTACGACATCACAAATTTTATGGGGTATtatgaaaaggaaaaaaaataataataaaagagcGGAACGAAACCAAACCAAACCAAACCAAACCAAAACAACTATAActagtaaaatatatataagccTATGTGCATGCTatgacaatttttatatactaaatataatttccattttatttatgaattattcatattttttgtaaaaaaaaaaaaaaaaattgtaaataattctgaacatgtatatatagctataatatttctctttcattattttctttaaaatgaagaaaaagaagaaaatttTGTTTACTTGTTTGAACATTCAAATAGGCATTTTCTGATATTTTCCCAGTTTCAATTAATTCCTGAAATGTGCAATTTAGCatattgttataataatcattttttaaatacttTGAcgttataaataatatggatGATTGTGATGATATTGACATTTTTTCAGTAttgtatgtttttttaataaattcagTGAGAATACTTAAAGTATCTGTTTTCTTAAATGtatgatatatatgttttttattacaaaCAATACATTCAgggtttttatatattttataataatataaataaa
This genomic window from Plasmodium yoelii strain 17X genome assembly, chromosome: 7 contains:
- a CDS encoding tRNA modification GTPase is translated as MGSGFIFLLIKYIFVIYFLNYCKSKKRNKQNNTLFLNTYYSDNGNTKDTKRRRKLLLLDNKINIICNFLSYKNKLNYGKQNEIKDNLVPISSKLYKNEKIKKDQIENKELNDFEKQKINYIKKIINEKETIYALSSGTNLSAISIIRISGSLSKIILEILLHKDAEKDVEKDVEKKGDQINSYSTQLLERNAKKKKKKKKWNLEEIIKLKKNIESRKLYYSKIYDNSNDIIDNVMYAYFKSPNSYTGEDVVEIYCHGNPFIVKEIMNAIDHINNIMYEIINDEKEKVKNKVKIKNKIKKTTHDENYNYNNDDWNYFNQIEQNQIEQTIFDLNNFVKIRESKKGEFTLRAFENNKMNLLQIEGLKELLFCKQKIQKKIALNYLNGYAKNIYLKLRNDIKKLLIYIQLKIDFEDDHIITKKKKKYINMYIKKKVNNSIKHIKEILKRKNIESLNTPSNVLIFGNVNAGKSTFMNYICNSDISIVTKIKGTTLDIIQKTVKLFKNDYNFCDSAGVVNLPNSNLVDAKVEPSKHVAEKAPKKSVHKKLESIGIRKTLHFLENCSSVFVLVNINNYFNELINIISLLNAKFMKKKKKIPYFFLCVNKCDLQPNTEKHLMIKNNLKRMLLNLDSHIFKKFSKKIFFISSKKGSNINKLLSHFNKTMIRRQKMNNSSITVKNNAKKNHAQNIYFLPFERHKIYLKESLTHLRFVQKNINIIDFDIIAEEIKLAVKPLYDIIGKISNKQILANILDNFCIGK